The nucleotide sequence GGGTGCTGTGGGATTACGTGGTGCAGTTATGCGAGCGGGAGCAGGGGGTGTTGTTGCCCTGATCTGAATCGGGTGGACATGGATCTGTGGCAAAGGAATTTTTGTGGCGAGGGGATTTATCTGTGGCGAGGGGATTTATCTGTGGCGAGGGGATTTATCCCCGCTGGGACGCGAAGCGGCCCCAAAATTCATCTGTCACTACAGTATCAAGCCCTACACAGGGGGGCGCTTCGCACCCCAGCGGGGATAAATCCCCTCGCCACAAGTGCATCATGAAGCCGATATTCCGGTGGCCGCCCAAGCCCCCTTTTCTGGCCCCCAATGACCTCAGCCGACACGCCGGCGTGCCTTAACGTGGGAGCTGCCAGACCCACAACAAGAAAGGCGCAGCCAAGCGCCGCCACGAGGGGCCTTATGTCGGCAACCACTCCTTGCGTCCTGTTCCATACCGCGACCCTCATGCTGCTTGGTGCGCTGCTCGCCGGCTGCGGTGAAGAGGCCAAGCCGCCTGCGCCCGCGACCCTCAATGCCATGCCTGCCGACGCGGCGCTGGCCCAGGTCTACGACAGCAGTTGCAAACTCTGCCATGCCAACCCTGGCGCCGGGGCGCCCCTGACCGGAGACGTGAATGCCTGGGCGCCGCGGGTAGCCCAGGGCGCCGATACCCTGCTGGACCACGCGATCAACGGCTACAACGGCATGCCGCCGATGGGCCTGTGCATGCACTGTTCCGAAGAGCAGTTCCTGGCATTGATCGCGTTCATGTCCGGCCAACAATTCCAGTAGCGGGGCAGACGATGGACTATTCACGACGCCAATGGCTGCAGCGGGCCGGTGTGGTTGCCGCGTTCACGGCGCTCAGCAGCCAGGGCGCGCTGGCCGACCTGATGCGGGCGCCGCGATTGATTCCGTGGCGCAACTGGTCCGGTGCCCAGAGTTGCCTGCCGGCGGCGCGGCTGGCGCCCAAGGACCTCGATGAACTGGTGCACGTGGTGACCCGCGCCGAAGGGCGGATCCGCCCGGTGGGTTCCGGTCACTCCTTCAGTGCCCTGGTGCCCACCGACGGCACCTTGCTGTCCCTGAGCTTTTTCAGCGGCCTGCTGGAGCATGATGCGGCCAGCCTGCAAGCCGAGTTCGGCGGCGGCACGCCAATGTCGCGTATGGGCCCGGCGCTCCAGGCCATCGGCCAGGCGTTGCCGAACATGGCCGACGTCGATTACCAGACCCTGGCCGGTGCCATCGCCACCTCGACCCACGGCACCGGCAAGGCCTTCGGCTCGTATGCGTCCCAGGTGGTCGGCCTGCAACTGGTGACGGCCAGCGGCGAGGTGCTCGATTGCGATGCCAACCGTCATCCCGAGGTGTTCAAGGCGGGGCGGGTGTCGCTCGGAGCGCTGGGGTTGGTGACCCGTGTGCGCTTGCAGAACCGCGCCGCCTATCGGTTGCGCGAACGCCAATGGGTGGCGAAAACCGAAGAGCTGCTGGAGGACGTGGAGGCCAACACCCGCGACAACCAGCACTGGGAAATGCAGGTGGTCACCCATTCCGACTATGCGTTGTCGATCACCCTGAACGAAACCACTGACCCGGCCACACCACCCATCAGCCCCGAGGAGGAGGGCGGCAACGAATTCGTCACTCTGATCGAGAAACTCGACAAGTACGGCAGCGACTTTCCGGCGATCCGTCGATCCTTGCTTAACAGCCTGCGACTGGTGGCCGACTTCGACGACCGGGTCGGTGATTCCCATGAGATCTACGCCAACGCTCGCACCGTGCGCTTCAACGAAATGGAGTATTCAGTGCCTGCCGAACAGGGGCCGGCGTGCCTGCGGGAGATCCTCGCGCTGATCCGCGACAAAGACCTGCGGACCTGGTTTCCCATCGAATACCGCTACGTGAAGGCCGACGACATTCCCTTGAGCATGTTCGAAGGACGGGACAGTTGTTCGATCTCCGTGCACCAGCATTACCAGATGGACCATCACAATTTCTTCGCCGCCATCGAGCCGATTTTCTGGAAATACCAGGGCCGTCCGCACTGGGGAAAATTGCACTCGCTGAACGCCAGGACGCTCCAGGCACTGTACCCGCGCTGGAACGAATTCAGCCAGGTGCGCCAGGCTCTGGACCCCGGCGGAAAGTTTCTCAACGGGCATCTTTCAACGATCCTGGGGGTGAGCTGATGGCTTTCAATCGTCGTGGTTTGCTGAAGGGAACGTTGGGCGCCGGGGTGTTGCTGGCCGGTGCCGCGGCCTGGCTGCGGCCGGATGACCGGGGCGGACCGTACAGTGATTATTTCCGTCAGTTGAACCGCGAGCTCAAGGCCCACGGCCCCATGCGTCCGGTGATGCTGATCGACCTGGATCGCCTCGATCACAACATCGAGGTGGTGAAGGCTTCGGTCCGGCGTGCGGGCAAGCAGTTGCGGCTGGTGGAGAAGTCCCTGCCTTCGCCTCAATTGCTGAAGTACATCGGCGAGCGGGCCGAGACCCGCCGGTTGATGTCGTTTCATCAGCCCTTTCTCAACCATGATGCAATGCAGTTTCCCGATGCCGACATCCTGCTGGGCAAGCCGCTGCCGGTGCGTTCCGCCGAGCTGTTCTATCAGCTTCACAAAGGCCCGTTCGACCCTGCGCGTCAGTTGCAGTGGCTGCTGGACACGCCCGAGCGCGTTCAGCAATACCAGGCCCTGGCCCAGGGGCTGGGCACGCGCATGCGGGTCAACATTGAACTGGATGTCGGCCTGCATCGGGGCGGGGTGGCCGATGACGCGACCCTGGAGGCGATGCTCAAACTGATTCGAGCCCATCCGGCGCAGTTGGAGTTCGCCGGGTTCATGGGCTACGACCCGTTCGTGGGCATGGGCGTGCCGGAGGTGGTGGCAAGCCCTGAAACACTGCTGGCGCGGGTCATGGCGACCTACACCGCACGGGTGGATTTCGTCCGGCTGCGCTATCCCGACCTGTGGCATCCGGGCCTGACCCTCAACACCGCCGGCAGCCCCAGCTATCGCCTGCATGAACAGGAACGCCTGAGTACCGAGGTGTCGGTGGGCACGGCCATGCTCAAGCCCAGCCATTACGACCTGCCGTCCTTGAGCGAGCACGTGCCGGCGGCCTACATCGCTACCCCGGTGCTCAAGCGCACCGGCGCGGTGAACATTCCGGCGCTGGACGACATGTCACGGATTTTTTCCTGGTGGGATGTGAACCAGCGGGCGACGTTCTTTCTCTACGGCGGCAACTGGATGGCCGACTTCGAATCCCCGCCGGGCTTGAAGAGCAACAGTCTCTATGGCCGCAGTTCCAACCAGGAAATGGCCAACGGCTCAGAGGCGGTGGGGCTGGCGGTGGAGGACCAGGTGTTCCTCAGGCCGACCCAGACCGAATCGGTGCTGTTGCAGTTCGGTGACCTGCTGGCGGTGCGTGGGGGGAGGATTGTCGAGAGGTGGCCGGTCTATGGCTGATCCGGTGTGGTAGTGATCGTTCCCGCGCTCCGCGTGGGAATGCCTCAACGGACGCTCCGCGTTCGGCTCTTTGGGACGCGGAGCGTCCCTGGCTGCATTCCCACGCAGAGCGTGGGAACGATCAGAAGAGGGGC is from Pseudomonas sp. B21-056 and encodes:
- a CDS encoding c-type cytochrome, whose protein sequence is MSATTPCVLFHTATLMLLGALLAGCGEEAKPPAPATLNAMPADAALAQVYDSSCKLCHANPGAGAPLTGDVNAWAPRVAQGADTLLDHAINGYNGMPPMGLCMHCSEEQFLALIAFMSGQQFQ
- a CDS encoding D-arabinono-1,4-lactone oxidase, whose product is MRAPRLIPWRNWSGAQSCLPAARLAPKDLDELVHVVTRAEGRIRPVGSGHSFSALVPTDGTLLSLSFFSGLLEHDAASLQAEFGGGTPMSRMGPALQAIGQALPNMADVDYQTLAGAIATSTHGTGKAFGSYASQVVGLQLVTASGEVLDCDANRHPEVFKAGRVSLGALGLVTRVRLQNRAAYRLRERQWVAKTEELLEDVEANTRDNQHWEMQVVTHSDYALSITLNETTDPATPPISPEEEGGNEFVTLIEKLDKYGSDFPAIRRSLLNSLRLVADFDDRVGDSHEIYANARTVRFNEMEYSVPAEQGPACLREILALIRDKDLRTWFPIEYRYVKADDIPLSMFEGRDSCSISVHQHYQMDHHNFFAAIEPIFWKYQGRPHWGKLHSLNARTLQALYPRWNEFSQVRQALDPGGKFLNGHLSTILGVS
- a CDS encoding DSD1 family PLP-dependent enzyme encodes the protein MRPDDRGGPYSDYFRQLNRELKAHGPMRPVMLIDLDRLDHNIEVVKASVRRAGKQLRLVEKSLPSPQLLKYIGERAETRRLMSFHQPFLNHDAMQFPDADILLGKPLPVRSAELFYQLHKGPFDPARQLQWLLDTPERVQQYQALAQGLGTRMRVNIELDVGLHRGGVADDATLEAMLKLIRAHPAQLEFAGFMGYDPFVGMGVPEVVASPETLLARVMATYTARVDFVRLRYPDLWHPGLTLNTAGSPSYRLHEQERLSTEVSVGTAMLKPSHYDLPSLSEHVPAAYIATPVLKRTGAVNIPALDDMSRIFSWWDVNQRATFFLYGGNWMADFESPPGLKSNSLYGRSSNQEMANGSEAVGLAVEDQVFLRPTQTESVLLQFGDLLAVRGGRIVERWPVYG